The Phycisphaeraceae bacterium genomic sequence GCATCGCGTACAGCCTCGACGAAGCTGTGAAGGTCGCCAACCGGATCGGCTATCCGGTACTGGTGCGTCCGAGTTTTGTGCTCGGCGGCCGCGCGATGGAAACGGTGTATGACGACGCGCAGTTGCGTCACTACATGACCATTGCCATGGGTGCGTCCGATGTGCCCGATCAGCCGATCCTCATCGACAAGTTCCTCTCCGAGGCGATCGAGTGCGATGTGGATGTCATTGGTGACTTCCATCCGCACCGATCCAGCGATCCGCATCCGCGCACGACCGGCTCGCCGGATCAGCGTGACTCCCGCTGCTACATTGCGGGCGTAATGGAGCACATCGAGGAGGCGGGCATCCATTCCGGCGACAGTGCCTGCGCAATTCCGCCCTACTCACTGCCCGGAGAAGCGGTCGAACGGATCAAGGAACACTCGCGTCAGTTGGCTGACTCGCTGAAAGTGCGCGGGCTGATGAACATCCAGTACGCGATTAAGCGTCCCGATGCTGCCAACGGCAAGGGTTACGAAATCTACGTGCTGGAGGTCAACCCCCGCGCCAGCCGGACCGTGCCTTTTGTCAGCAAAGCAACGGGTGTGCCCTGGGCGCGGATCGCCGCCAAGGTGATGGCCGGCAAGCAACTTTCCGAGCTGGGAATCACGGGTGAAGTGGTGCCTACGCACACTTCGGTGAAGGAGTCGGTGTTCCCATTCAGCAAGTTCCCCGGCGTGGACGTAATCCTGGGGCCGGAGATGCGATCGACCGGCGAGGTGATGGGGATCGACCAGAGTTTCCCGATCGCCTTCGCCAAAAGTCAGATGGCCGCCGGCACCGTGCTGCCGACCTCCGGCAAGGTATTTTTGTCGGTGCGGCCGGTGGATAAGGCTGCGATTCTCGACCCGGCGCGGAAACTTCGACAGATGGGCTTTTCGATCATCTGCACGCCGGGTACGCATGAGCATCTTGTGAGTAACGGCATCGAAGCGGAGCGGGTCAATAAGATCAGCGAGGGGCGGCCAAACGCCATCGACCTGATTAAAAACCACGAGATCGCGCTGATTATCAATACCCCCAGCCGTAAGGGCATCGCCACCGATGAGGGAAAACTCCGCTCGACCGCGGTACGGTTCAATGTACCGATGATTACGACCACGACGGGTGCCGCTGCCGGCGTGCAGGCGATCGAGGCTCTGCAAAAAGGGGCCTGGGGTGTGCGGGCGTTGCAGGATTACTTTCACTGAGTCAAAAACGGAAAGGGACCGAGTACGGGCTTTCGTTGATCGGCCCGGTGCTCGATCCCTTTTGTTTGGCGGATGAAGATAACGAGAGCTCAGGCGACTTCGCCCGGCGATAAAAAATGGGGCGGCGTGATCGTGCCTGCGGGGCTGTCTCCGTCTCGGATCGCGTCGGGGTCCACACCCAGAAGACACATCAACCCGCTCTCAATGCAGAATTGAGAACCGACCAGATACACACCAGCCCGTACCTGGCGGCAGTGACGGACGATCAGTGCCTGCTGGCCGAATACATACCCTCGATGCAGAAACGCAGCACGCCAGGTGGAATTACTGTCGAGCGGTTGCTGGCAGATGAATCCCATCCCTCCCCGGCCTATATCGCGGATCTGAATCGAGATCGGCTGGTCGTCGCCATGGCGGTCCATGGCGTGCAATTCAGCGTCCCCACGGACGACGAATCGCTGAAATTGCCGCTGCCCCGCGTCGCGTGCGGGGTCACGGATTTCTTCGAGACGTGCCAGGTCCGCCAGCAACGAATGGGGCTCTGACGATGGCATACGGCACTTCCTAACAACAGGCTGTGAGGCGGGCAGCCAAGCCATCTACCTCAAGCACAATGGGTCAGTCGTGTACCTGACACATAAATCGACACGAAAAATCAAAACCTTAAATAATGGATCGTCTAATTCTGTTATTTTGACGAAAATACCCTGTTTGGAGTGTTTCCATGCCTATCAATTCAATAAAAAACCCCGCAATTTGCGGGGTTTAGTAGATATTCGAGGGTTAGCACCAGACTCTTCAGGGGATTGGGTAGCGGGACAGGTGCAGAGGGCGGTCCAACAGGAGCACGCGGTCGATATCGTCCCAAGTCTGACGCAGATTGGTGTCCACGGTACGAGCCACGCGGTTACGGCGTTGTTCGCGGCTGAAACCGATGGACTGAAGTTCAGGGCTCAGATCATCCCGAACGTCACTGGCAGTGATGTTTTCCGGGTTCTTGTTGTTCTTGCAGCCACCCATCGGCGTCAGCAGGACGAGTCCGAGCAGTGCGACGAGGGCGAAGCGGGTCATGTTGAGCATGATAGTTCCTTCACTCACGAGCCGTGCGGGAATTGTGACCAAGCGCATGGGCAATGTCAAACCCTCTCGTAACAACCCTTGCTGGGGGATAAAGCCTACCGGGAGGACGTCCCCGGCCCCGGTGACCGCTTGAGCTGTTTCCAGAATTCCGTCTCCGCTTCGTCGAACCTCTTGAAGAGAGCTTCGAGATGCTCAACCATTTTCTCAATTTTTTCTTTGTTTTCCGGGTTCTTCTGGACGACCGCCTGGAGGCTCTGGGTCGCAGCATCGAGCGTGCCGGCCGCCAGCGCAAACGACCGCGCAGCGTCGTAGAGATTATCCGTCTCAAGCTCCTTTTCCTCAGGCGTATAAAGCAGTCGCCACGGAGAACGGCGAATTTCAACGGTCGCCAATTTGAGCTGATCTGAAGAAAGCTGAAGGTTTGCCATCAAACGCTCAAGCACTGGCCGCTGCCCGGTGGCGAAAGCGCGTAACTCCTCGGTACTTTTTTTGACGTTTTCCACCGATACATTGGCCCGGTCGAGCAACTCAGTGACCTGGACCATGGTTTTGTCTTTGGCTTGCTGCGTGATATCGCGGACGTTATCAACCGCCTTGCGGATGTCGGGATCTTTGTCTTCGAGCAGTTTGTCCACACGAGTGAGCGAGCTGCCGCCTTTGTTGGTAATCGTGTCAATGTTGTCCATCCATTGCTCGCTGCGCTTACGGACCTCGGCGACGAGTTCCTTCGTATCGCGTAAAGCTGTCTGAAGGTCGGCGACAGCACCGCCCGCGCCTTCAACCACTGGCTGAGCTTTATCAAGTGCTGTCTGGATGGAACTCATGATCTTGGGCAGATTGCCGCGAAGCTCCGTGGTGATGTTCGTGACGTTGTCGATGATCTGGCCGATTTGTTCCCTTTGACGATCGCCGATACCCGCATCTCTAGCGAGATTTCGTGTGAGAGGGCTTCCAGCCTGCTTACCTTCCAGAGGCAGGCCGTCATAAGCGGTTTTTGAGCCGACGCTTTTGATGTTGAGCTTTGTGCCTGAACCCAGAGGCGGGGCATTGAGTTCCACCACCGCGTCCTTGAAGATTTTGTACCGCTGAGGAATGGTGAACGAGACGATCTGCTCGACGATACGTCCCTCGGCGTCGGCGGGAGCGTCCTTGATCGCGGTGACTTCGCCGATCGGTTGATCCCCGATCGTCACTGTGGCACCTTCCTTCAGCCCCATGAGTCCGTCGGCCACACGATAGGAGACCTTGATCGTCTGCTGCTTGGCGAATAACTGATCAAAGTCGGCAAGGGTGAAAACGACCACCAGTGCCAAGGCGATTCCCAGCAATACAAACAATCCCGCCCAGATGTTTTCGCGTTCTTGTGCCATCGTTGATCAGCCTTGCACTTTCTTTTCTCGCCATCCAGGGGATGTCAGGTTCGGGTCGCCTTGATCGATGGTTCCCGGCGGGAATAGTCGTTTATACCCAGCAGGTCGTCTGCGTAGCCGGTGCTCTGCTTTCGGCGGGTGATAGGGCCTTCACAATCACCACGGAGAAATTGGCGGATCAGCGCCGAATCGTCATCCGGCAGTTCGCCGGTCTGATCGCGCAATCGCTCAAAATAAGAGCGGTCCTCGACCAGCAGCATCCGCCCTTTGTCCAGCATGGCCATGCGGTCGGCGATGCGGAACGCGGAATCCATTTCATGAGTGACCACGACGCTGGTGACGCCCAGTGTCTTTGAAAGATTCATCATGAGCATGTCGATCTCGGCGCTGGTTACGGGGTCCAGACCGGCGGAAGGCTCGTCATAAAAAAGGATCCGGGGGTCCAGTGCCAGTGCCCGCGCCAGGCCGGCCCGTTTTTTCATGCCGCCGGATATCTGGGCGGGGTATTTATCCGCGTGCTCGCGCAGGCCGACCATCTCCAGCTTGATCTTCACCATGATGTCGATCGTGCCGTGGTCGAGCGGGGTGTGTTCTTCCAGAGGCAGTGCCACGTTTTGGCGCAGCGTCATTGAGTTAAACAGTGCACCGGATTGAAAGAGGATACCGAATTTTTTTCGGACCTCGTTCATCTGTGCCTCATCGAGGGTAGTGATGTCCTGACCGAGCAACTCGATGGTTCCCTCATCGGGACGGAGCGAGCCGATCATGTGGCGGAGCAGGGTGCTTTTTCCGCATCCCGAACCCCCCATCACCACCAGCGTCTCTCCGGGTTGTACGTCGAGGTTGATGCCGTCGAGCACGGTGCGTCCGTCAAATCTCTTGACGAGATTGCGCACGCGGATGACCGGGGCGGATTCGCTGGTGTGGTTCACCGCTTCCGACATGCCCGAACATGATAACCGGGGGTTCGCATCAGCATCGCATCTGCAGGTGACTATTCGTGTACCTGGATGATCTCAGCCTTCATCGTCGCCAGGTCGAGCAGAGCCACGGTGCATCTGTCATGCAGCCAACCGCAGCACTCGCCGGGATTCAAAAAGAGCTTTCCGTCTTTGGTGGCGTTGACCACTTCGTGCGTGTGGCCGGTGATGATCACGTCGGCGGTGGCGTAGTCGGCGGGTTTGAGCCAGTCGATGAAGTGGTGCATGACGATCGTCCGCCCGCCGAGTTTGACGGTCAGCGGACCTTCGACAATGCCAGGTAGCACCGCCTTGAGGCCCTTGCGTTCGCCGTCATTGTTGCCGTACACGCAGTGCAGCGGCGTTGTGAGTACCTCCGGTGCGATGAGCTTGGCCGCAAAGGGCGCGATGAAATCACCGGCGTGGAAGATCGCTTCGACCTTCAGCCGCTGGTAAAGAGTAATCGCCCGGCGGAAAGTCGGCAGCCGATCATGCGTGTCGGCCATAACTCCGATTTTCATGGCTGAATTATCGGTCGCCTCCCCGATTGCGGGTGAAAATCGCGTCTGTCGGAGAGCTCCCCTGAGCTGGTTATGGAACTTATGATGATCGTGTGAGGCGTGGCTTTCCCGCCATTTTGCTGGTGTTGATTTTGACGGTTACGGGGCGTGCTGCGGATACGGCAACCCCGGCGATGCTTGCGTATTTCCGGGCTGATCCCCGAAAATTCAATCCCTCCTCCGCGTGGATGAGCGGCTTTATCCGACTGCTCGACGCGGTGGGTGTCGTGCCTCTGAGCGAGCAGCCCGTGGCGGACGGCGTACTGCTCGCCACCGTGATGGGTACCTACCCTCACTCTCTGACGCTGCTGGATTTCCGAGCCAATCGCGTGATTCCAGGCAAGGTGGATATTGAACGGGTGCAGGCGGTCCTCACCCTTGATGCTCCGGGCCAGTTTGCATCGCTGCGGCAAACGCTGACGACGATCCTCTCTCATTACGGCCAGCCTCAGGAACGTCTCCAGACCGCGCTTGCGCTTCCAGGGGATCGGCATGGAGTGACGTATCGGTTAAAGGATTGGCCTCAATGGATGGCAATCGAATGGTTCGCGGAGTCGGATCGGTTTTATTTGGCCGTCGGAGCCGGGGCACTCAATCGTTATTTCAAGGAAGCACAACAGCGCGAGGATTCTCCCCAACTTGGGTCGCACCGCCGGGAGACGATGACAGCAGCCGCGACAAGGCCAGCGGATAATCCGATCGAGTTTTATATCGATCTCGCATCCTTACGACGTTCCGTGCCGACGTTGTTCCAGACTGGCCGACTCTCACCACTGCTCGAACTTTTCCAACTGGACAAAACGGATTCATGGATGCTCCACGGCTGGTGGTCGCAGCGGTTTCTGATGCTGGCGATAACGACACAACAGGAAGGAAAGACAACCTCGCGTCTGCTGACACGCGACACCTGGCCGGCGGACGGGGGAGTTCCCCAGCCGGAAGGCAGCTTTTACCTGGTGGCACCAATCGATTGGTCGGCGGCGGCGGATCGGGCGGTCGAATTCATCCGCAGAACGATTGAGCCGGAAAAGCGTTCAGCTTTTGAGGAGGAGCTGGCTGCATATCGCCGCGCAACCGACATCGATTTAGCTTCATTTTTCAAGCAGTTCCGTCCAGTTTTGCTCATGAGCGATTATCCCCGCGCCTGGCTTCCTGTGCCGGGGACCGCCACGGTTTACGCACCTCTGCGGCAAGGCGCATCGGAAAAGACAGCAAGGGAGCAGTTCGCAGCATTGATGCGTCCCGTTATCGAAGGGTTGCCGGGACCTTCGTCACAGAAGGCGGAGTCAGATGACTTGACGGTTGAGTACGACGCGAAAGCGGATGTGTATTGGGTCGATTCGCCGCTGAGGCAGCTTTTCAAAGCGCCGGCTTGGGGTTGGTGCTCCACCCCTGAGGACGGAATCCTCGTCAGCAGCTTCAGCCCGACCGCGGTCCTGGAAAATCGTAAGTGGCTGGGAGAGTCGCATCACGCTGAACGACAGGAGCAACCGTCATCATCTGGTCGATGAACCTCGTCTTTTTGAGGCATTGCGCCAAGCTCGCCGATGTTTACGAGATGCTTTGCCAACCCTCATGGTTACATCGGGCTTCTATCGCTGCGCTCATTTTGGCTGTCGCTCTGCTGGCTGGTTGTCAGCAGAAACCAGCGGGTGGAGTGGGTACTACGATGGGGCCACCCGCTCGGACGATTCGCACCGAGCCGATCGTTCGCATTCGTGTGATTACCGGTACGAGTCGCATCGAAGTTGATGGTGGCTCAGGCCTGCGCATCGGGCCGCTCGGCGGTGCGGGGCGTGACTTCCCATCACAGGTGAGGATCTGGAAACAAGCTGATGCGTGGATGATTTCGCCGTCAGGCGGTCGCGGCGGACAAACGGTTTCCTGGCCGCTGCCTGCCTTGCAGATCGAATCCGCTTCCTATGCCAGTGTGCGGATTGACGGCATTGCGTATCCCAAAAAGATCGTGCTCCAGACCGCGCTGCAGGACACAGGCACCGGTCGATTTGATGCGATTAACCATACGACGCTCGATGACTATCTGCCGGGTGTTCTCGACAAAGAGCTATTCCCTAAATGGAATCCGACGGCCTATCGAGCGCAGGCGATTGCTGCCCGGTCTTACGCGCTTTTCTCCTGCGCTAAAAATGCAGCCCGACATTACGACCTCGAATCCACACAGGCCAGCCAGGCTTATGCCGGCTCAGTCAGCAACGTCAAAGCACTTGAGGCGGTCAGCGACACGCGAGGTCTGGTGTTGACCTACGACGGCTTGGTTCTTCCCGCGTACTACTCGAGTACGACCGGCGGCACCGGTCAGGATGCTGCTATCGCATTTGCCGACGGCGCTGATATTCCACCGCTGCGCGGTAAAGTGCAAGGCGGTTGGGACGCGGCAGCCACCTACTATCGCTGGGGGCCGATCAATCGCCTTCGGACGGAAACCGCACGGCGCATCGCGGCTTGGGGTGCAGCCAATGGAAACGCGGTCGCTTCGCTGCGCGACTTGAGTGCAATCGAGATATCCCGAACCAACGCGATTGGCAGACCTGCTGAGTTCAGACTCACCGATACAAGCGGCCGTCACTATATTCTCAAGCCGGAACAATTTCGCTTTGCTTGTAATCAGGATGCACCGGGTACGCGGTCACTCTCGGAATCCGAAAAACTGCGCAGCAGCCATGTTCAGGTGCGCGTGGTCGGCAGTTGGGTGCAATTCTGGGACGGACATGGCTACGGTCACGGCGTGGGGATGTCGCAGTGGGGGGCACAAGCCATGGCGGAAAAGGGGTACACGTACCAGGCGATCCTGGCGTTCTACTACCCCGGAGCAAAGCTGGAACGCCTTTATTAACGCACGGCACTCAATTCATCTGCTAACCAATGAGACGCCAGCGTTGAATCAACGGTCCAGTTCACCCTCAGCTAATCCCGTCGGTAATGCCTTCGGGCGTTCATACTTCGCCTGGAGTTCCACCGCTTTGCCCGTTTGGCCGGCATCAATAAACGCCTGCATGATGTCGAGTACGGCATATGCCTGCTCGCCGCTGGCGCGAGCTATGCGGCCGCTGCGAATGGAGTACGCCAGGTCGGCTGCGCCGACGCTGCGGCCGTAACCGGCGCGGTGCGTCAGAGGTACTTCCGTGTATTCCTTCTGGCCGAGTTTCATGAGTTTTACGACGCCATCAAAATGGTTGGGGTCAGGGACCGCGAGCGTACCCTCGGTGCCGAAGATCGTGATCGGCGAGGGGTATTGCGCTCCGATCACGGCGAAGCTCATAATCACCGTTGCTAGGCAGCCGTTGTGAAACTCGATGGTTCCGGCGAGGTGGTCGGGGGTTTCCACTTTGATCTTCTGCCCTCGTTTGGGTTCGCTCCCGATGGTGCGCTCAGGGATGGCGATCGAGGTGAGGGCTGCCACTCGCTTGGCAGGCCCCAGCAACTGAAGCAGATCGGTGATGTAGTAGGGGCCCATGTCGAACATGGGGCCGCCGCCATTTTTATAAAAGAACTCCGGATCGGGGTGCCAGCCTTCGTGACCACGGCACATCATGTAAGCGGTCGCGGCCACGGGCCGACCGATCGCGCCATCGTCGATGAGTTTTCGCGCGGTCTGATGTGCCGCACCGAGAAACGTATCCGGTGCCCCGCCGGTCAAGAGCTTTTTCGCCGCCGCAGCGGTAAGAACCTGTCGGCCTTCATCCCGTGTCACCGCGAACGGCTTTTCGTTGAGGACGTGTTTACCCGCCTCGATGGCCCGCAGCGCGATCGGACCGTGTGCCTGAGGAACCGTCAGATTGATAACCAACTCGATGTCGGAGTCACGAAGCAGCTCGTCCACACTGACGGCCTTGGGAATGTTGTGTTCCTTGGCCCGTTCGCGGGCACGTGACAGATCAAGATCCGCCAGAGTGGTGATCTCAAGGATCGGGAACTTTTTCGCGTTGATGAGATAGTTCCCGCTGATGTTGCCGCAACCGATGATGCCTGTTTTGACCTTATTCATGGTGGGAAGTGTAGCGATAAATAGTTGGTAATCGAGTCGTATGCCGCAGCGTGCAGGGAATCAGCGGAGATTAGCGGAGGCGATCTGCAACAGTAGCCGTGGAAGGCTCGATTAACTCCTTCACGTCAATTGAAAACGCGAGGGTCGCAGGATGGATCAGGGTTTCACGGCGATGACCGCCGAACGACACGCGGAGCCCGTGAGACCGGGCCGTCGCCGTTATTTCGCGCGGGATGTTTGGGCGAGACACCTGTGCGTGTGCCCTCGGCAGTTTTGGCGGCTGCCTTGGGTGACATCGCGGGTACCGGTGGGCCGAGCCAGCACTGGCTGCTGTAACACTTGCTCACGAGTTCGACCGCTTCCTCCGCGCTGTCCACCACGGAGAAGATCGCCAGGTCTTTGGATGAGATGGTATTGAACTTATTGAGCAGGGTGCCCTTGATCCAGTCGAGCAGACCGTCCCAGTAGTCGTGGCCGACACAGATGACGGGGAACGGCTCGATCTTCAGAGTCTGGATCAAGGTAAGCGACTCGAAAAATTCGTCGAGCGTGCCGTAACCTCCGGGGAAGCAGATAAAAGCCGTGGCGTATTTCACGAACATGACTTTACGGACGAAAAAGTAACGAAACGTCAAACTGTGAGTCAGGTAGGGATTGGGCCTTTGTTCCATCGGAAGCGTGATGTTGCATCCGATGGAATGTCCCTTGGCTTCAAAGGCTCCCTTGTTCGCCGCCTCCATAATGCCCGGCCCGCCGCCGGTGATTACCGCAAAATGATTTTCGACTAGCAGCTTGCCGCATTCGACGGCCTTCTCGTAGTAAAGCTCCCCCGGATGGTTGCGTGCCGAACCGAAGACAGTCACCGCGGGGCCGACTTCTTCGAGGACTTCAAAGCCTTCGACAAACTCCGAGATGATGCGGAACAAACGCCACGTTTCACGGCTCAGATCAAGGTCTTTATCAATAGGCATGTGGGAATTATCGGTAAAGAGGTGTAATTCTCCAAGCAACTATCGCAGCAGCCAGGTGGGGTCACAGCTCAGCGTCAGCCAGACTTCTTGTCACCAGGTAAGGTCGATCCGCGGATGAAGCGCGCACAAAGCGCAGCCGATCGTACATCGTCAGATGATCCGGACAACCCCATCCAGCTGTGCTGCGGATGCGCAGACATTTTTCCTGTGCGGCTACAGCCTGAGCACGGCGAATCAGACGCCCGGCCAGCCCTCGGCCACGATGTTCGGCTTTAACGATCAGTTGGCGGATCGATGCAACTTTTTGTGCGGGTCGCCCTTCCGTCGTTTGACGAGAGTTTTGCGCATCGTCTTCAATCAGCAGCAGAATCGCTCCGCCTACATCGCCAGTATCCGTCATTGCAGCGATAATCCGCGTGATGCTCATTGCATCCTTCCACAGGTCGCTCACTTCGCTTCCCAGAAGGGCATTCGCCCATGCGGGGAGCGGGTCTTCCTGGCGATACTCGCGGATGTCGTAGGAGGGCACTGGTGCCATGCTCAATTTTAGCCTCAGAGATCGGTAAGTCGCCCTAAAACTTCAAAGTTCCCGCGGAAACTCCGAGCTGGCTCAACACGCGGAGTTGTCGCCTCGCTTGTGCAGGTCTGGCTCTGCCTGCGATGAGTTGCGAGTACTGATCCAGCAGCATTTTTGTTTCGGTTTCATTATCACGCAGCAGTTCAATGCGGAAATGCCTCAACCCCAGTTCACGCATTTGGGGAACGTAGTC encodes the following:
- a CDS encoding TIGR00730 family Rossman fold protein; this translates as MPIDKDLDLSRETWRLFRIISEFVEGFEVLEEVGPAVTVFGSARNHPGELYYEKAVECGKLLVENHFAVITGGGPGIMEAANKGAFEAKGHSIGCNITLPMEQRPNPYLTHSLTFRYFFVRKVMFVKYATAFICFPGGYGTLDEFFESLTLIQTLKIEPFPVICVGHDYWDGLLDWIKGTLLNKFNTISSKDLAIFSVVDSAEEAVELVSKCYSSQCWLGPPVPAMSPKAAAKTAEGTRTGVSPKHPARNNGDGPVSRAPRVVRRSSP
- a CDS encoding Gfo/Idh/MocA family oxidoreductase, which produces MNKVKTGIIGCGNISGNYLINAKKFPILEITTLADLDLSRARERAKEHNIPKAVSVDELLRDSDIELVINLTVPQAHGPIALRAIEAGKHVLNEKPFAVTRDEGRQVLTAAAAKKLLTGGAPDTFLGAAHQTARKLIDDGAIGRPVAATAYMMCRGHEGWHPDPEFFYKNGGGPMFDMGPYYITDLLQLLGPAKRVAALTSIAIPERTIGSEPKRGQKIKVETPDHLAGTIEFHNGCLATVIMSFAVIGAQYPSPITIFGTEGTLAVPDPNHFDGVVKLMKLGQKEYTEVPLTHRAGYGRSVGAADLAYSIRSGRIARASGEQAYAVLDIMQAFIDAGQTGKAVELQAKYERPKALPTGLAEGELDR
- a CDS encoding metallophosphoesterase, which gives rise to MKIGVMADTHDRLPTFRRAITLYQRLKVEAIFHAGDFIAPFAAKLIAPEVLTTPLHCVYGNNDGERKGLKAVLPGIVEGPLTVKLGGRTIVMHHFIDWLKPADYATADVIITGHTHEVVNATKDGKLFLNPGECCGWLHDRCTVALLDLATMKAEIIQVHE
- a CDS encoding GNAT family N-acetyltransferase — its product is MAPVPSYDIREYRQEDPLPAWANALLGSEVSDLWKDAMSITRIIAAMTDTGDVGGAILLLIEDDAQNSRQTTEGRPAQKVASIRQLIVKAEHRGRGLAGRLIRRAQAVAAQEKCLRIRSTAGWGCPDHLTMYDRLRFVRASSADRPYLVTRSLADAEL
- a CDS encoding ABC transporter ATP-binding protein encodes the protein MSEAVNHTSESAPVIRVRNLVKRFDGRTVLDGINLDVQPGETLVVMGGSGCGKSTLLRHMIGSLRPDEGTIELLGQDITTLDEAQMNEVRKKFGILFQSGALFNSMTLRQNVALPLEEHTPLDHGTIDIMVKIKLEMVGLREHADKYPAQISGGMKKRAGLARALALDPRILFYDEPSAGLDPVTSAEIDMLMMNLSKTLGVTSVVVTHEMDSAFRIADRMAMLDKGRMLLVEDRSYFERLRDQTGELPDDDSALIRQFLRGDCEGPITRRKQSTGYADDLLGINDYSRREPSIKATRT
- a CDS encoding SpoIID/LytB domain-containing protein → MNLVFLRHCAKLADVYEMLCQPSWLHRASIAALILAVALLAGCQQKPAGGVGTTMGPPARTIRTEPIVRIRVITGTSRIEVDGGSGLRIGPLGGAGRDFPSQVRIWKQADAWMISPSGGRGGQTVSWPLPALQIESASYASVRIDGIAYPKKIVLQTALQDTGTGRFDAINHTTLDDYLPGVLDKELFPKWNPTAYRAQAIAARSYALFSCAKNAARHYDLESTQASQAYAGSVSNVKALEAVSDTRGLVLTYDGLVLPAYYSSTTGGTGQDAAIAFADGADIPPLRGKVQGGWDAAATYYRWGPINRLRTETARRIAAWGAANGNAVASLRDLSAIEISRTNAIGRPAEFRLTDTSGRHYILKPEQFRFACNQDAPGTRSLSESEKLRSSHVQVRVVGSWVQFWDGHGYGHGVGMSQWGAQAMAEKGYTYQAILAFYYPGAKLERLY